The following coding sequences are from one Lolium rigidum isolate FL_2022 chromosome 6, APGP_CSIRO_Lrig_0.1, whole genome shotgun sequence window:
- the LOC124664898 gene encoding protein indeterminate-domain 7-like, giving the protein MMLKDLAAIQQQQQLALAAAADENMSNLTSASGDQTSVSSHPLPPPSKRKRSLPGNPDPDAEVIALSPRSLMATNRYVCEICGKGFQRDQNLQLHRRGHNLPWKLKQRNPNEVVRKKVYVCPEPGCVHHDRARALGDLTGIKKHFSRKHGEKKWKCDKCAKRYAVQSDWKAHSKVCGTREYRCDCGTLFSRRDSFITHRAFCDALAEESARAVAVDPGMLYQHGGGGGAAGFQ; this is encoded by the exons ATGATGCTCAAGGATCTGGCGGcaattcagcagcagcagcagctggccctggccgcggcggcggacgAGAACATGTCCAACCTCACCTCCGCGTCCGGCGACCAGACCAGCGTCTCCTCCCACCCTCTCCCGCCTCCTTCCAAGAGGAAGCGCAGCCTCCCGGGAAATCCAG ACCCCGACGCGGAGGTGATCGCGCTGTCGCCGCGGTCGCTCATGGCCACGAACCGCTACGTGTGCGAGATCTGCGGCAAGGGCTTCCAGCGGGACCAGAACCTGCAGCTGCACCGGCGCGGCCACAACCTGCCCTGGAAGCTCAAGCAGCGCAACCCCAACGAGGTGGTGCGCAAGAAGGTCTACGTCTGCCCGGAGCCCGGCTGCGTGCACCACGACCGCGCCCGCGCGCTCGGCGACCTCACGGGGATCAAGAAGCACTTCAGCCGCAAGCACGGCGAGAAGAAGTGGAAGTGCGACAAGTGCGCCAAGCGATACGCCGTGCAGTCCGACTGGAAGGCGCACTCCAAGGTCTGCGGCACCAGGGAGTACCGATGCGACTGCGGCACCCTCTTCTCCAG GCGGGACAGCTTCATCACGCACAGGGCCTTCTGCGACGCGCTGGCGGAGGAGAGCGCCAGGGCGGTCGCGGTGGATCCGGGGATGCTCTAccagcacggcggcggcggcggcgccgcggggTTTCAG
- the LOC124667267 gene encoding protein indeterminate-domain 11-like — MPAVMDASHPLGAGHGLIQELCLKREQQQQQHQQQFAQPWLSEQQQMEMAGEGGAPGMFGTARMDQEFNGSTTPESSTQPAGMGFASFSSPAAGPSASGSTHMSATALLQKAAQMGATLSRPSGQGQMAASTLSSSSVGGAASNNAPAAATTTNSATTSTAIGAGFAHTFEAPAHFGVHQRSSSSRNAGNGATGAGGSGNAGGGNDGQTRDFLGLRAFSHGDILSMAGFDPCMPTSASASAAAYDQQGHQSSEPWHG; from the coding sequence ATGCCGGCCGTCATGGACGCGTCGCACCCGCTGGGCGCCGGGCACGGGCTGATCCAGGAACTGTGCCTCAAgagggagcagcagcagcaacaacatcaACAACAGTTTGCGCAGCCGTGGCTATCCGAGCAGCAGCAGATGGAGATGGCCGGCGAGGGCGGCGCCCCGGGGATGTTCGGCACGGCGAGGATGGACCAGGAGTTCAACGGGAGCACCACGCCGGAGAGCAGCACGCAGCCGGCGGGCATGGGCTTCGCGTCCTTCTCGTCGCCCGCGGCGGGGCCGTCCGCCTCCGGGTCCACGCACATGTCAGCCACCGCGCTGCTCCAGAAGGCGGCGCAGATGGGCGCGACGCTCAGCCGTCCGTCGGGCCAAGGCCAGATGGCGGCGAGCACCCTCAGCAGCAGCAGCGTTGGCGGCGCCGCCAGCAATAATGCACCGGCTGCCGCTACTACCACTAACAGCGCGACGACAAGCACTGCCATCGGCGCTGGATTCGCGCACACGTTCGAGGCGCCAGCGCACTTCGGGGTGCACCAGAGATCTAGTTCCAGTCGCAATGCCGGCAATGGCGCCACCGGGGCCGGAGGTAGTGGCAATGCCGGGGGCGGCAACGACGGCCAAACGAGGGACTTCCTGGGGCTGCGGGCATTCTCCCACGGCGACATACTCAGCATGGCAGGGTTCGATCCCTGCATGCccacgtcggcctccgcgtcCGCGGCGGCGTACGATCAGCAAGGGCACCAGAGCAGCGAGCCATGGCACGGCTAG